The following proteins are encoded in a genomic region of Pikeienuella piscinae:
- a CDS encoding 8-oxoguanine deaminase produces MVTLLLRGAAALVSEGMAGEIADGGLFARDGVIEKVGPAADLPTDADEIVEAHGGVVTPGLVNTHHHLFQNFTRAVPAGVDAPLFGWLRALYPIWARLGPEHIRVSTLVGLGELALSGATTVADHLYLFPNGARLDDAIDAARETGIRLHATRGAMSIGESDGGLPPDALVESEAAILRDSARVVDAFHDSTPGAMLRVGLAPCSPFSVSRDLMRDAAALAREKGVMLHTHLAENAEDVAYSLERFGCRPGQYAEDLGWIGADVWHAHCVKLDADEIRLFAHSETGVAHCPCSNCRLGSGIAPVRAMLDAGVRVGLGVDGSASNDSADLMAEARQAMLLQRVANGAEALKTREALSLATAGGASVLGRDDLGSLAPGKRADFVVWPTDYDGAAGAWDPVAALVLCAPVRARHVYVEGRAVVRDGRVVSFDYGGALRRHRELASELRA; encoded by the coding sequence GTGGTCACCCTGCTGCTCCGCGGCGCGGCCGCCCTGGTGTCGGAAGGGATGGCCGGAGAAATCGCGGATGGCGGGCTTTTCGCCCGCGACGGCGTGATCGAGAAGGTCGGGCCGGCGGCGGACCTGCCGACCGACGCCGACGAGATTGTCGAGGCGCATGGCGGCGTCGTGACGCCAGGACTCGTCAACACCCATCATCATCTCTTTCAGAACTTCACCCGCGCCGTTCCCGCCGGCGTCGATGCGCCGCTTTTCGGTTGGTTGCGCGCGCTCTATCCGATCTGGGCGCGGTTGGGGCCGGAGCATATCCGGGTCTCCACGCTTGTCGGTCTTGGAGAACTGGCGCTTTCCGGTGCGACGACAGTGGCGGACCATCTCTATCTCTTTCCAAATGGCGCGCGGCTGGACGACGCGATCGACGCGGCGCGCGAAACCGGGATTCGCCTGCATGCGACGCGTGGCGCGATGTCCATCGGTGAGAGCGACGGGGGCTTGCCGCCGGATGCGCTGGTCGAGAGCGAGGCGGCGATCCTCAGGGACAGCGCCCGCGTGGTGGACGCGTTTCACGACTCGACGCCGGGCGCGATGCTCCGTGTCGGCCTTGCGCCCTGTTCGCCGTTCTCGGTGAGCCGCGATCTGATGCGCGACGCCGCGGCGCTCGCCCGGGAAAAGGGAGTGATGCTCCACACTCATCTCGCCGAGAACGCCGAGGACGTGGCTTATTCGCTGGAGAGGTTCGGCTGCCGGCCTGGTCAATACGCGGAAGATCTGGGCTGGATCGGCGCGGATGTCTGGCACGCGCATTGCGTGAAGCTGGATGCGGATGAGATCAGGCTCTTCGCTCACAGCGAAACCGGCGTTGCGCATTGCCCATGCTCGAATTGTCGGCTCGGGAGCGGAATCGCGCCGGTTCGGGCGATGCTCGACGCGGGGGTCAGGGTCGGGTTGGGTGTGGATGGTTCGGCGTCGAATGACAGCGCGGATCTCATGGCCGAAGCGCGCCAGGCGATGCTGTTGCAACGCGTCGCCAACGGCGCGGAGGCGCTGAAGACGCGAGAGGCTCTCAGCCTCGCGACGGCCGGCGGCGCATCGGTTCTGGGACGCGACGATCTCGGCTCGCTGGCGCCGGGCAAGCGCGCGGATTTCGTCGTCTGGCCGACCGATTACGACGGCGCGGCCGGCGCATGGGACCCGGTCGCCGCGCTGGTGCTCTGCGCGCCGGTGCGCGCGCGCCATGTTTACGTCGAGGGCAGGGCCGTCGTGCGGGACGGCCGCGTCGTGAGTTTCGATTATGGCGGCGCCCTTCGCCGGCATCGTGAACTCGCATCCGAATTGAGAGCGTAG
- the upp gene encoding uracil phosphoribosyltransferase — translation MSDTLTLVDHPLVQHKLSLMRDKECSTAKFRRLLREISQFLAYEALRDLPLTTRRVETPMEAMDAPVLEGKKLVFVSILRAGNGLLDGLLELVPGARVGFIGLYRDPETLHPVEYYKKLPGELGARPVVLVDPMLATANSAIAAIDNVKRAGAKDVRFICLLAAPEGVAKMAQAHPDVRIYTAAVDSHLNDHGYIVPGLGDAGDRMFGTK, via the coding sequence ATGAGCGACACCCTGACCCTGGTCGATCACCCGCTTGTGCAACACAAACTCTCGCTGATGCGGGACAAGGAGTGCTCGACGGCGAAGTTCCGTCGGCTTCTGCGGGAGATCAGCCAATTCCTCGCTTATGAGGCGCTGCGCGATCTACCGCTGACGACGCGCAGGGTGGAGACGCCGATGGAGGCGATGGACGCGCCGGTTCTGGAGGGAAAGAAGCTCGTCTTCGTCTCGATCCTGCGGGCGGGCAACGGATTGCTCGACGGGCTTCTGGAACTGGTGCCGGGCGCCCGCGTCGGTTTCATCGGGCTCTATCGCGATCCGGAGACGCTGCATCCGGTGGAGTATTACAAGAAGCTGCCTGGCGAACTTGGCGCGCGCCCGGTTGTGCTGGTCGATCCGATGCTGGCGACCGCGAATTCCGCCATCGCGGCCATTGACAATGTGAAGCGAGCGGGGGCGAAAGATGTGCGGTTCATCTGCCTGCTTGCGGCGCCGGAAGGCGTGGCGAAGATGGCGCAGGCGCATCCGGACGTGCGCATCTACACCGCCGCGGTCGACAGTCATCTTAACGATCACGGTTATATCGTGCCCGGCCTCGGCGACGCCGGCGACCGGATGTTCGGAACGAAATAG
- the add gene encoding adenosine deaminase, whose amino-acid sequence MTDWRAFPKLELHLHLEGAAPPALVRRLGAAQAIPLDGLFDAAGRYAASDFTSFLVAYERMSRVFAKPETYRELAEAVLAEQAAHGVIYTEIFISPPSLGFTSAEWLTMLAAIEEGANAAEASHGIVCRLIPVVIRHHGPEKALEAVRTVLAAPRGRMRGFGLAGDERRFTAADFIRPFAEMAEAGFRLTAHAGEFCGPQNVRDTLDLLHVERLGHGVRAVENPELVRRLAEEAIALELCPGSNIALGLYPDFASHPIDALRRAGCAVTVSTDDPPFFHTTISDEYLGLEAAFGYGEPEFAAFNRAALDAAFCEPALKTSLAARLARRERQPEA is encoded by the coding sequence TTGACCGATTGGCGGGCATTCCCGAAGCTGGAGTTGCACCTTCATCTTGAGGGCGCCGCGCCCCCGGCGCTGGTGCGCCGGCTCGGCGCGGCGCAGGCGATCCCGCTCGACGGGCTTTTCGACGCGGCGGGCCGGTATGCGGCCTCGGATTTCACCAGTTTTCTTGTGGCTTATGAACGCATGTCGCGTGTTTTCGCGAAACCTGAAACCTATCGCGAACTGGCGGAGGCGGTGCTGGCCGAACAGGCGGCGCACGGCGTGATCTACACGGAGATCTTCATCTCCCCGCCCTCGCTCGGTTTCACCAGTGCCGAATGGCTGACGATGTTAGCGGCGATAGAGGAGGGGGCGAACGCGGCGGAAGCCAGCCATGGGATCGTCTGCCGCCTAATTCCCGTCGTCATCCGGCATCACGGCCCGGAAAAGGCGCTGGAGGCGGTGCGGACGGTTCTGGCGGCGCCGCGCGGGCGGATGCGTGGGTTCGGGCTGGCGGGCGATGAGCGGCGGTTCACCGCCGCCGATTTCATCCGTCCGTTCGCGGAGATGGCGGAGGCTGGCTTCCGCCTCACGGCCCATGCGGGCGAATTTTGCGGGCCGCAAAACGTTCGGGACACGCTCGATTTGCTCCATGTCGAGCGGCTCGGTCACGGCGTCCGCGCGGTGGAGAATCCGGAGCTCGTGCGCCGTCTCGCCGAAGAGGCGATAGCGCTGGAGCTCTGCCCCGGCTCCAACATCGCGCTCGGCCTCTATCCCGATTTCGCCTCGCATCCGATCGACGCGCTGCGCCGCGCCGGTTGCGCGGTTACCGTATCGACCGACGATCCGCCGTTCTTCCACACCACGATCAGCGACGAATATCTTGGGCTGGAGGCGGCGTTCGGATACGGAGAACCAGAATTCGCCGCTTTCAATCGCGCCGCGCTCGACGCCGCCTTTTGCGAGCCGGCGCTGAAGACTTCACTCGCCGCCCGGCTCGCCCGGCGTGAACGCCAACCCGAAGCATGA
- a CDS encoding phosphopentomutase encodes MNRVFLLVMDSVGIGGAPDAADFGDEGADTLGHIAAACADARADEGREGPLNLPHLDALGLGAAARAATGRTPPGLGGSGGAWAAAREWSRGKDTPSGHWEIAGAPVDFDWGYFSTEPPVFPPDLIAALCARADLPGALGLAHSNGVEIIRAHGEEHLATGRPIIYTSADSVMQIAAHEKRFGLERLYRTCEIARELCDPLNIGRVIARPFLGDGATGFRRTPNRRDYASPPHRETLCDRVAASGGRVIGVGKIADIFAHRAISETRKGPDDMALFDETLAAMDNAADGDLVFANFVEFDSLYGHLRDVAGYARALEAFDARLPEAFRRLRPGDLLIITADHGNDPTWRGTDHTRERTPALFAAPGAALRAPEFCDFADIGATAAAWLGLGPSAYGRSLF; translated from the coding sequence GTGAACCGGGTCTTTCTTCTTGTAATGGACTCGGTGGGAATCGGCGGCGCCCCGGACGCAGCGGATTTCGGCGACGAGGGCGCCGACACGCTTGGCCATATCGCCGCCGCCTGCGCAGACGCGCGGGCGGATGAGGGGCGCGAGGGCCCGCTCAATCTGCCGCATCTCGACGCCCTGGGCCTCGGCGCGGCCGCGCGCGCGGCGACAGGGCGCACGCCGCCCGGTCTCGGCGGTTCGGGCGGCGCCTGGGCGGCGGCGCGGGAGTGGTCGCGCGGCAAGGACACGCCCTCGGGCCATTGGGAGATCGCGGGCGCGCCGGTCGATTTCGACTGGGGCTATTTTTCGACCGAACCCCCTGTCTTTCCGCCCGATCTCATCGCCGCGCTCTGCGCGCGGGCTGACCTGCCGGGCGCGCTCGGCCTGGCTCATTCCAACGGCGTGGAGATCATTCGCGCGCACGGCGAGGAGCATCTGGCGACGGGCCGGCCAATCATCTACACCTCCGCCGACAGCGTCATGCAGATCGCCGCGCACGAGAAAAGGTTCGGGCTTGAACGACTTTATCGGACATGTGAGATCGCACGGGAACTGTGTGATCCGCTGAACATCGGACGGGTCATCGCCAGGCCATTTCTTGGCGATGGGGCGACGGGCTTCCGCCGCACGCCGAACCGTCGAGATTATGCGTCGCCTCCGCATCGCGAGACACTCTGCGACCGGGTCGCCGCGTCTGGCGGGCGGGTGATCGGCGTCGGCAAGATCGCCGATATCTTTGCGCATCGTGCGATCAGTGAGACCCGCAAAGGGCCGGACGACATGGCGCTGTTCGACGAGACGCTCGCCGCGATGGACAATGCCGCGGACGGCGATCTGGTCTTCGCGAATTTTGTCGAATTCGATAGTCTTTACGGCCATTTGCGCGATGTCGCCGGATATGCCCGCGCATTGGAGGCGTTCGATGCGCGCCTGCCGGAGGCGTTCCGCCGGCTTCGTCCCGGCGACCTGCTGATCATCACCGCCGATCATGGGAACGATCCGACCTGGCGCGGAACCGACCACACGCGCGAGCGGACGCCGGCGTTGTTCGCCGCGCCGGGCGCCGCGCTGCGCGCCCCGGAATTCTGCGATTTCGCCGATATTGGCGCGACGGCGGCCGCATGGCTCGGACTCGGGCCAAGCGCATATGGACGGAGCCTTTTTTGA
- the deoA gene encoding thymidine phosphorylase yields the protein MRPQEIIAKKRMGGELAAEEIGVLVSGLVSGAVTDAQAGAFAMAVCLNGLGRAERVALTEAMRDSGEVMRWDLPGPVVDKHSTGGVGDNVSLTLAPALAACGAFVPMVSGRGLGHTGGTLDKLASIPGYDVAPGATRFRDTVRGAGAAIIGQTDDLAPADRRLYAVRDESGTVESLDLITASILSKKLAAGLDALVLDVKCGSGAFMAKREEAEALASALVDVANGAGCRAAALITDMNEPLASAAGNALEVANACALLSGHEVDARLWDVTIALGGEVLTLAGLATDAGAGSGKIAAALQDGRAAERFGRMVAALGGPADVMEHWAEHLPAATVIRDVFAPAPGFVRAIDGRAVGLAVIDLGGGRRRAMDRIDPAVGFDRLAGTGAAVGPNAPLGRVHASSAAAAEAAATALVAAYEIGEAAPQQEDPVLARIAP from the coding sequence ATGCGCCCGCAAGAGATCATCGCGAAAAAGCGCATGGGCGGAGAGCTCGCGGCGGAAGAGATCGGCGTGCTGGTCTCCGGACTCGTTTCCGGCGCCGTGACCGACGCGCAGGCGGGCGCCTTCGCCATGGCGGTTTGTCTGAACGGCTTGGGGCGCGCGGAGCGCGTCGCACTGACCGAGGCGATGCGCGACAGCGGCGAGGTGATGCGCTGGGACCTGCCCGGTCCGGTCGTGGACAAGCATTCGACCGGCGGCGTTGGCGATAACGTGAGCCTGACCCTCGCCCCCGCGCTCGCCGCGTGTGGGGCCTTCGTTCCGATGGTGTCCGGGCGCGGGCTGGGCCATACTGGCGGCACGCTCGACAAGCTGGCGTCGATCCCGGGTTATGACGTGGCGCCGGGCGCCACCCGGTTTCGCGATACGGTGCGCGGGGCGGGTGCGGCGATCATCGGCCAGACCGATGATCTCGCCCCCGCCGACCGGCGGCTCTATGCGGTCAGGGATGAATCCGGAACGGTCGAATCGCTTGATCTGATCACGGCGTCGATTCTTTCGAAGAAGCTCGCCGCCGGGCTGGACGCGCTGGTGTTGGACGTCAAGTGCGGCTCAGGCGCCTTCATGGCCAAGCGGGAGGAGGCCGAGGCGCTGGCGAGCGCGCTCGTCGATGTCGCCAACGGGGCCGGCTGCCGGGCCGCGGCGCTCATCACTGACATGAACGAGCCGCTGGCGAGCGCGGCTGGGAATGCGCTCGAGGTCGCGAACGCCTGCGCTCTTCTCTCCGGGCATGAGGTCGACGCGCGGCTCTGGGATGTAACCATCGCGCTTGGCGGCGAGGTGCTGACGCTCGCGGGGCTTGCGACGGACGCGGGGGCGGGCAGCGGAAAGATCGCCGCCGCGCTTCAGGATGGGCGGGCGGCGGAGCGGTTCGGGCGCATGGTCGCCGCGCTCGGCGGCCCGGCGGATGTCATGGAGCATTGGGCCGAGCATCTTCCCGCCGCGACGGTCATCCGCGATGTGTTCGCCCCGGCGCCGGGTTTCGTGCGCGCGATCGACGGGCGCGCGGTCGGGTTGGCGGTCATCGACCTCGGTGGTGGGCGGCGCCGGGCGATGGACAGGATCGACCCCGCGGTCGGCTTCGACAGGCTTGCCGGAACGGGCGCGGCCGTAGGGCCGAACGCGCCGCTCGGTCGGGTCCACGCCTCAAGCGCTGCGGCGGCGGAGGCCGCGGCGACGGCGCTTGTCGCCGCGTACGAGATCGGCGAAGCGGCGCCGCAACAGGAGGACCCGGTGCTCGCGAGGATTGCGCCGTGA
- the deoC gene encoding deoxyribose-phosphate aldolase: MVEDDEIGLRKAALRALHSLDLTNLEHDCDEAAIQTLARRAITAHGNVAAVCVWPRFVGEAHRLLAHQGVRIATVVNFPAGDDDPGEIADLTETAVEAGAGEIDMVIPYKAFLEGREERVITLVKRVRRAAGRGVLVKAILETGVLEREEAVRRAAELALEGGADFLKTSTGKTPVSATLRAARTMLEAIRDSEAQAGLKPSGGVSKSTDAANYLDLADEVMGESWATPETFRIGASGLLDALVATLDGVDEETQAESG, encoded by the coding sequence ATGGTTGAAGACGATGAGATCGGGCTTCGCAAGGCGGCGCTGCGGGCGCTTCATTCGCTCGACCTCACCAATCTCGAACATGATTGCGACGAGGCGGCGATCCAGACGCTGGCGCGCCGCGCGATCACCGCGCATGGAAATGTCGCGGCCGTCTGCGTCTGGCCGCGTTTCGTGGGCGAGGCGCATCGGCTGCTCGCTCATCAGGGCGTTCGGATCGCCACCGTGGTCAATTTTCCCGCCGGCGACGATGATCCGGGCGAAATCGCCGACCTTACCGAAACCGCGGTCGAGGCGGGCGCAGGCGAGATCGACATGGTGATCCCCTACAAGGCGTTTCTGGAGGGACGGGAGGAACGCGTCATCACCCTGGTGAAGCGTGTCAGGCGCGCCGCCGGGCGCGGCGTTCTGGTGAAGGCGATTCTGGAAACCGGCGTTCTTGAGAGGGAGGAGGCTGTCCGGCGCGCCGCCGAACTCGCGCTCGAAGGCGGGGCGGATTTCCTCAAGACGTCGACGGGCAAGACCCCCGTCAGCGCGACGCTCCGCGCCGCAAGGACGATGCTGGAGGCGATCCGGGACTCCGAGGCTCAGGCGGGGCTGAAACCGTCGGGGGGCGTGAGCAAGTCCACCGACGCGGCCAATTATCTCGATCTTGCGGACGAAGTGATGGGTGAAAGCTGGGCGACGCCGGAGACATTTCGCATCGGCGCTTCCGGCCTTCTCGACGCGCTGGTTGCGACGCTGGACGGCGTGGATGAAGAGACGCAAGCCGAGAGCGGCTGA
- a CDS encoding purine-nucleoside phosphorylase — MTAAADIIRAKARTPVRMGLVLGSGLGAMADELEGATRFEFGDLPGFPVSGVSGHAGALTLGRLEGIEVAMLSGRKHYYEGGDAAAMRPVLECFKALGAELAFLTNAAGSTRKEIPPGALMAIRDHINFSGRDPLIGVEGDDRFVSMVNAYDDTLRLRLKWWAEEAELELFEGVYAWFSGPSFETPAEIAAIRKLGADAVGMSTAPECIIARHIGLPVVAVSVITNYAAGMTGAALSHDETKSEAAKAEDRFRALIRAFVGSYANG, encoded by the coding sequence ATGACCGCAGCCGCCGATATTATTCGCGCGAAAGCCCGGACGCCGGTGCGGATGGGCCTCGTTCTCGGCTCTGGCCTCGGCGCGATGGCGGATGAGCTGGAGGGCGCGACGCGGTTCGAATTCGGGGACCTTCCCGGCTTTCCGGTCTCCGGCGTCAGCGGCCATGCCGGCGCGCTCACGCTGGGTCGGCTTGAGGGTATCGAGGTCGCCATGCTCTCCGGGCGCAAGCACTACTATGAGGGCGGCGATGCGGCGGCGATGCGCCCCGTCCTCGAATGTTTCAAGGCGCTCGGCGCGGAGCTGGCGTTTCTGACCAACGCCGCCGGCTCGACGCGCAAGGAGATTCCGCCCGGCGCGCTGATGGCGATCCGGGATCACATCAATTTTTCAGGACGCGATCCGCTGATCGGCGTCGAGGGCGACGACCGCTTCGTATCCATGGTCAACGCGTATGACGATACTCTGCGTCTCCGCCTGAAATGGTGGGCGGAGGAAGCCGAACTAGAGCTTTTCGAAGGAGTCTACGCCTGGTTCTCCGGCCCCTCTTTCGAAACTCCGGCGGAGATCGCGGCCATCCGCAAGCTCGGCGCCGATGCGGTGGGCATGTCTACTGCTCCGGAGTGCATTATCGCCCGGCATATCGGTCTTCCCGTCGTTGCGGTTTCGGTGATCACGAATTACGCCGCCGGGATGACCGGAGCGGCGCTCAGCCATGATGAGACGAAATCCGAGGCGGCGAAGGCAGAAGATCGATTCCGCGCCCTCATCCGCGCATTTGTCGGGAGCTACGCGAATGGTTGA
- a CDS encoding cytidine deaminase, which produces MSADLIAAASSAAARAHAPYSRFRVGAAIRAASGAVYAGCNIENAAYPQGWCAEPSAISAMVMAGETRIAEICVWADSARPCTPCGGCRQKLAEFAAADTPVISAGPAGERGRWTLGALLPEAFSLDGEA; this is translated from the coding sequence ATGTCCGCCGATCTGATTGCGGCCGCCAGTTCAGCCGCCGCGCGCGCCCACGCACCTTATTCGCGGTTCCGCGTCGGCGCCGCGATTAGGGCGGCGTCGGGGGCCGTCTACGCAGGCTGCAACATCGAGAACGCCGCCTATCCGCAGGGCTGGTGCGCCGAACCAAGCGCGATCTCGGCCATGGTCATGGCGGGAGAGACCAGAATCGCGGAAATATGCGTCTGGGCCGACAGCGCGCGCCCCTGCACGCCCTGCGGGGGATGTCGGCAAAAGCTCGCCGAATTCGCGGCCGCCGATACGCCGGTCATTTCTGCCGGGCCGGCGGGCGAGCGCGGGCGCTGGACCCTCGGCGCGCTGCTGCCGGAGGCGTTCAGCCTGGATGGGGAAGCATGA
- a CDS encoding sigma-54-dependent transcriptional regulator: MSTRASQPVLLVEDTRSLAMMYENVLKNAGHAVECAYLAAEGKALHKGASGRLVLLDLMLPDGDGLDLLSEMREADPTGKVIVITANGSINRAVDAMRGGAFDFLVKPFDERRLLSAVDNALLEIAKSGRARRAKPKLEVGGFHGFIGDSPGMREVYHLISEIGRSTATVFITGESGAGKEVAAQALHAESGRADGPFIALNCGAIPRDLLESEVFGHLRGSFTGAIADKPGAAAAADGGTLFLDEICEMDLALQTKLLRFLQTSTVTPVGATTPRKVDARIICATNRNPVEEVRAGRFREDLFYRLHVVPIHLPPLRERGEDVIVAAESFLRRYSADEGKRFTRVSPELAEIMRNLQWPGNMRQLQNVMWNIVLLHDGEEATPDMLPPGLAEPMKAPQPQAQRNGAIATDGAAPPIGVSARVEPLVGATMAEVEREFIEATIAAHDGSVPKAARVLDLSPSTIYRKRESWAKE; encoded by the coding sequence ATGAGTACGCGCGCGTCCCAACCCGTGCTTCTGGTCGAGGATACGCGCTCTCTCGCGATGATGTACGAGAACGTCCTCAAGAACGCGGGGCACGCCGTCGAGTGCGCCTATCTGGCGGCCGAGGGAAAGGCGTTGCACAAGGGCGCGTCGGGGCGGCTCGTCCTGCTCGACCTGATGCTGCCGGATGGCGACGGGCTCGATCTTCTGTCTGAGATGCGTGAGGCCGACCCGACAGGCAAGGTCATCGTCATCACCGCCAACGGTTCGATCAACCGCGCTGTCGACGCCATGCGCGGCGGGGCGTTCGATTTCCTCGTCAAACCCTTCGATGAGCGACGCCTTCTCTCTGCGGTCGATAACGCGCTTCTGGAGATTGCGAAGAGCGGGCGCGCCCGGCGCGCAAAACCGAAACTCGAGGTCGGCGGCTTTCATGGCTTCATCGGCGATTCTCCCGGCATGCGGGAGGTCTATCACCTGATCAGCGAGATTGGCCGCTCCACCGCTACGGTGTTCATCACCGGCGAGAGCGGCGCCGGCAAGGAGGTGGCTGCGCAGGCGCTCCACGCGGAGTCCGGACGCGCCGACGGCCCGTTCATCGCGCTGAATTGCGGCGCCATTCCTCGCGATCTTCTCGAGTCGGAAGTGTTCGGGCATTTGCGGGGGTCCTTTACCGGCGCCATAGCCGACAAGCCCGGCGCGGCGGCTGCGGCCGATGGCGGAACGCTTTTCCTCGATGAAATCTGCGAGATGGATCTCGCGCTCCAGACCAAACTCCTGCGCTTTCTGCAGACATCGACCGTAACTCCGGTGGGCGCGACCACCCCGCGCAAGGTCGATGCGCGCATCATCTGCGCGACCAATCGCAATCCGGTGGAGGAGGTGAGGGCCGGGCGTTTTCGCGAGGACCTCTTTTACCGGCTGCATGTCGTCCCGATCCATCTGCCGCCATTGCGTGAGCGCGGCGAGGATGTGATCGTGGCGGCGGAGAGCTTCCTGCGGCGCTATTCCGCCGATGAGGGCAAACGCTTCACCAGGGTTTCGCCGGAGCTCGCCGAAATCATGCGCAATCTGCAATGGCCGGGAAACATGCGCCAGTTGCAGAATGTGATGTGGAATATCGTCCTTCTGCACGACGGCGAGGAGGCGACGCCGGACATGCTGCCGCCGGGTCTGGCCGAGCCCATGAAGGCGCCGCAACCTCAGGCGCAGCGCAATGGCGCGATCGCGACCGATGGCGCGGCCCCTCCGATCGGCGTCTCAGCCCGTGTCGAGCCGCTTGTCGGCGCCACGATGGCGGAGGTCGAACGCGAGTTCATCGAGGCGACGATCGCCGCGCATGACGGTTCGGTGCCGAAGGCGGCGCGCGTGCTCGACCTCAGCCCATCCACAATTTATCGCAAGCGGGAAAGCTGGGCGAAGGAGTGA
- a CDS encoding response regulator, with translation MDAATEIDLDRLKGMSILLAEDNVTNQLVATQMLETLGAEVDIAADGAIALERLRERTYDVLLIDIEMPRVSGLDVIRAIRADEGPLSDALVIALTAYAMQEHREKITGVGADGLIAKPITSIKQFGVDILSLLDGRAEKTSAGAAPAPGAVIERMIYESLAASIGDDAMPELLVRIESDLQTARTDISEAGANADLDLMARASHILISVAGTVGAARLQRQSERLNRLAEEQDADAAATLAEDALPELDNVIAFIASERKARTV, from the coding sequence ATGGATGCAGCGACGGAGATCGACCTCGATCGCCTGAAAGGCATGTCGATCCTGTTGGCCGAGGACAACGTCACCAACCAGCTTGTCGCGACCCAGATGCTGGAGACATTGGGGGCGGAGGTCGATATCGCGGCCGATGGCGCCATCGCGCTGGAGAGGCTTCGTGAGCGAACCTATGACGTGCTTCTGATCGATATCGAGATGCCGCGTGTCTCCGGGCTTGACGTGATCCGTGCGATCCGCGCCGACGAAGGACCGCTCTCCGATGCACTGGTGATCGCGCTCACCGCTTATGCGATGCAGGAACATCGGGAAAAGATCACCGGTGTCGGCGCGGACGGCCTGATCGCCAAGCCGATTACGTCGATCAAGCAGTTCGGCGTCGATATCCTCTCGCTTCTGGATGGGCGCGCCGAGAAAACCTCCGCTGGCGCCGCGCCGGCCCCCGGAGCAGTGATCGAACGCATGATTTATGAAAGCCTCGCGGCTTCGATCGGCGATGACGCGATGCCCGAACTGCTTGTCCGGATCGAATCCGATCTGCAGACGGCGAGAACTGATATTTCGGAGGCTGGGGCGAACGCTGATCTCGACCTGATGGCGCGGGCTAGCCATATTCTCATCTCCGTCGCGGGAACGGTCGGCGCGGCCCGCCTGCAGCGCCAATCCGAACGACTGAACCGGCTGGCGGAGGAACAGGACGCAGACGCCGCCGCGACGTTGGCGGAGGACGCCTTGCCCGAATTGGACAATGTCATCGCGTTTATCGCCTCCGAGCGAAAAGCGAGGACGGTATGA